The following proteins come from a genomic window of Aspergillus oryzae RIB40 DNA, chromosome 4:
- a CDS encoding uncharacterized protein (predicted protein) — protein MAAAIVKTINLSSLTERADLTWDTVDLSIWTSIEQYLIILAACIPTMTPLVNILLHKRPSKRNTARARTHPGNPYGRGQGYAQFGGRSLDYALGTYGDAWATARRDKGDGDSEDPIMNEETSQGIMKTTEIHIQSDVDVDQRGS, from the coding sequence ATGGCCGCTGCGATTGTCAAGACCATCAACCTCTCCTCACTGACCGAACGAGCCGATTTGACGTGGGACACGGTTGACCTTTCAATATGGACCTCCATCGAACAATATCTGATTATTCTCGCCGCATGCATCCCCACCATGACACCCTTAGTCAACATCCTGCTCCACAAACGCCCTTCTAAACGCAATACTGCCCGCGCCCGGACTCACCCCGGTAACCCGTATGGGCGCGGCCAAGGGTATGCACAGTTTGGTGGTCGCAGTCTGGACTACGCCCTAGGGACTTATGGGGATGCTTGGGCTACTGCGCGAAGAGACAAGGGTGATGGTGATAGTGAGGACCCTATCATGAACGAGGAGACGAGCCAGGGGATAATGAAGACGACGGAGATTCATATTCAGTCTGATGTGGATGTCGATCAGCGGGGATCCTAG
- a CDS encoding uncharacterized protein (synaptic vesicle transporter SVOP and related transporters (major facilitator superfamily)): MDAKHSSPETPDTEKDRPVVDLEEIGEREGYMLYTPRNKNQNLKTTDDGQTVLIPQPTNFPHDPLNWSPFRKNLILFVISATAFLPDYGSATGAVTLLQQAKQWNMTEDHVNHSQAGNIFMLGVGGPVVVALSAYFGRLPVLFYFVLMALATAIWCTAAQSFESFMAARILNGFFSTVAQGGGLMFIKDMFFLHEQARKINIWSGSIILSPYLGPMFAAFITNTQVWQWAFGLYSIETGLCLIAIILFVEETYYDRKNIQPDLIPNAPRWKRMLGIQQRRSGYMVNTPKDAIMRPITVIMKPVVFLSTIYYMLTFAWVVGVNTTLSIFVGPLYGFGPKQIGFFYFTPVVAAILGELTGHWLHDYLAKLSTNRNQGRLEPEARLLAIWFATPFILAGIILLGFALEGAYHYMLTALGWGFYVFGVMIVTVAINAYVLDSYPEASGEVAAWVCFGRTTGGFIVSYFMVEWAGKQGARRQFGTMAGIVAGAVLIVLVLQVRGKELRGWAGPVRFKTG; encoded by the exons ATGGATGCTAAACACTCATCGCCAGAGACTCCAGACACTGAGAAGGACCGGCCGGTGGTCGATTTGGAGGAGATTGGAGAGCGCGAAGGCTACATGCTTTACACGCCGCGTAACAAGAATCAGAATCTAAAAACCACGGATGATGGCCAAACCGTGCTTATTCCGCAGCCCACAAACTTTCCCCATGATCCGCTCAATTGGTCGCCGTTCAGGAAGAACCTTATCCTTTTTGTTATCTCGGCTACTGCGTTTCTCCCGGACTATGGAAGTGCCACCGGTGCGGTTACGCTTCTCCAGCAAGCTAA ACAGTGGAATATGACAGAGGACCATGTCAACCACTCTCAGGCTGGTAATATCTTTATGTTAGGTGTTGGCGGCCCCGTCGTTGTGGCTCTGTCTGCATACTTCGGCCGTCTGCCGGTGCTGTTTTATTTTGTGCTGATGGCCCTTGCTACCGCAATCTGGTGCACTGCAGCGCAATCATTCGAATCATTCATG GCTGCCCGAATCCTTAACGGATTTTTCTCCACGGTTGCACAAGGC GGTGGCCTCATGTTCATCAAAGACATGTTCTTCCTGCATGAACAGGCTCGCAAGATCAATATTTGGTCTGGATCCATCATCCTCTCGCCCTACCTGGGCCCGATGTTCGCGGCCTTCATAACAAACACCCAGGTCTGGCAATGGGCTTTCGGTCTATACAGCATTGAAACCGGTCTGTGTCTAATTGCCATCATACTCTTCGTTGAGGAAACGTACTATGATCGCAAGAACATTCAACCAGACCTCATCCCCAATGCCCCGCGATGGAAACGCATGCTGGGCATCCAGCAACGGCGGAGCGGATACATGGTCAATACCCCGAAGGACGCAATCATGCGTCCCATCACCGTGATTATGAAACCGGTGGTGTTCCTATCCACGATCTACTACATGCTTACCTTCGCCTGGGTGGTAGGCGTCAACACGACGCTGTCTATCTTCGTAGGCCCATTATACGGCTTCGGTCCTAAGCAAATCG gcttcTTCTACTTCACCCCCGTAGTAGCCGCCATCCTCGGCGAACTAACCGGCCACTGGCTCCACGACTACCTCGCCAAACTTTCCACAAACCGCAACCAAGGCCGTCTCGAACCCGAAGCCCGTCTCCTCGCCATCTGGTTCGCAACCCCCTTCATCCTAGCCGGGATTATCCTCCTCGGCTTCGCCCTCGAAGGCGCATACCACTACATGCTGACCGCCCTGGGATGGGGCTTCTACGTCTTCGGCGTCATGATCGTTACCGTCGCCATTAATGCTTACGTGCTTGATAGTTACCCGGAGGCTAGTGGGGAGGTTGCTGCGTGGGTGTGTTTTGGGCGCACGACTGGTGGGTTCATTGTTAGTTATTTTATGGTGGAATGGGCTGGGAAACAGGGGGCGAGGAGGCAGTTTGGGACGATGGCGGGTATTGTGGCGGGGGCGGTTTTGATTGTTTTGGTGTTGCAGGTTAGGGGGAAGGAGTTGAGGGGGTGGGCTGGGCCGGTGAGGTTTAAGACGGGGTga
- a CDS encoding cell wall mannoprotein 1 family protein (predicted protein), giving the protein MYQATYIIHRAGSFHEIDKFITYANHINPNRISDISSTDRTKRNCKMYLLQPLLTFLLLTLTTSTPTPTLTHDATAVINDLTKITTDLSALTKSIVAYNGGIPAALDIQVKEMAVERDLDQATRDTTAATPFTVSESATTTSALLGLEPDIRTALVTLVQKVFSFLRFLVSMLLWVKGGGSVNMALETPRR; this is encoded by the coding sequence ATGTACCAAGCAACCTACATAATACACCGAGCCGGCTCATTTCATGAGATCGATAAATTTATCACCTACGCCAACCACATCAATCCTAACCGCATCTCAGACATATCTTCAACTGATAGGACAAAGAGGAATTGCAAAATGTACCTCCTTCAACCACTCCtcaccttcctcctcctaaccctaacaacctccaccccaaccccaaccctCACCCACGACGCAACAGCCGTAATAAACGACCTCACCAAAATCACCACCGACCTCTCCGCCCTCACAAAAAGCATAGTAGCCTACAACGGCGGGATTCCCGCAGCACTAGACATCCAAGTGAAAGAAATGGCCGTAGAAAGGGACCTTGATCAAGCGACGAGGGACACCACCGCTGCTACGCCGTTCACGGTGAGTGAGAGTGCAACCACGACGAGTGctttgttggggttggagcCGGATATTAGGACTGCGCTTGTGACGTTGGTTCAGAaggtattttcttttcttcgtttcttggTGTCTATGTTGTTGTGGGTGAAGGGGGGGGGCAGTGTTAACATGGCGTTAGAAACCCCTCGTCGATGA
- a CDS encoding nucleoside deaminase (cytosine/adenosine deaminases) — translation MSPLTGEQLSAAAGACLELQKTGQDIHSKRPFAALLLAPDSTTVLMSSLSLSHVRHAEAELARNAADNYARDYLAETTFISTWEPCAMCAGTIYWANIGRLVYLASEKALQGVIGEGNIENLTLDLPCRTVFASGQTEVEVIGPVSGWEEKVVEDSKRYWGKGK, via the coding sequence ATGTCTCCCCTGACCGGCGAACAATTATCCGCAGCCGCCGGTGCATGCCTGGAGCTGCAGAAAACCGGCCAAGACATCCACTCGAAACGGCCGTTCGCCGCGTTGCTTCTGGCACCGGATAGTACCACCGTTCTAATGTCCTCACTGTCGCTGTCGCATGTCAGACACGCGGAGGCCGAGCTAGCCCGCAACGCGGCTGATAATTATGCGCGCGACTACCTAGCCGAAACGACTTTCATCTCCACTTGGGAGCCCTGTGCAATGTGTGCGGGCACGATTTATTGGGCAAACATTGGACGCTTGGTGTATCTGGCGTCGGAGAAAGCACTGCAAGGAGTTATCGGAGAGGGAAACATTGAGAACCTCACACTGGATTTGCCATGTCGGACTGTATTTGCAAGTGGCCAGACCGAGGTGGAAGTTATTGGGCCGGTGAGCGGgtgggaagagaaagtggtGGAGGATAGCAAAAGGTATTGGGGCAAAGGGAAATAG
- a CDS encoding uncharacterized protein (predicted hydrolases or acyltransferases (alpha/beta hydrolase superfamily)) codes for MLISSVSLLLASAGLSQALPHAGTKRAESDGLNWAPCNLDLPEGLEPASTVPVDCATLEVPLDYTNPDSKPLDLQLVKISASKEPVKGSIIFNPGGPGASGIDELYLQGKGEVYRDLFGGHWNVVGFDARGTGHTIPFACDVPRPGIKRSLSRRNNETLPQADMYSLLKRKAWNDAKVLVDACYEDQQETGRFLGTTFVARDMLKIVDALNEDGKLRFWGRSYSTILGQTFAAMFPDRIDRMLLDSVVLNDDYHAGHWITATKAAEDSLYHFFTECINAGPTDCPVIANFTGPATTPDALMKEMRTAFQELVDNPVTLPDEYEPLPWWQPGGIDLLTEFKYTVFSLLYRPEQYPTLYAYILTALTRNYEVVINPSQAATVPPTWNQGPNNFHGIACADAHFRADKPEDMYSLVQSQAVTGSFADGFSPQVWPCAQWKFKAAEQFEGPYHGINTSYPILFINSPYDPVTPLSNAWEASAHYLGSRVVVHEGHGHGFMNHPSSCSQNIVKEYFDEGKLPEVGTRCKPDMTGFEYAKLLVAAASGNSTVARRGLGSNQMRRSGQGMFGHQI; via the exons ATGTTGATCTCTAGTGTTTCTTTACTTCTCGCCTCCGCAGGGCTATCCCAAGCCTTGCCCCATGCCGGAACAAAGAGGGCAGAATCCGATGGCTTAAACTGGGCGCCGTGTAATCTAGACCTCCCTGAAGGTCTCGAACCTGCAAGCACAGTCCCCGTCGACTGTGCAACCCTGGAAGTCCCTCTGGACTATACCAACCCTGACTCCAAGCCACTGGATCTCCAGTTGGTTAAGATCAGTGCGTCGAAAGAGCCCGTCAAGGGCAGCATTATTTTCAACCCGGGGGGACCGGGAGCCTCTGGCATCGATGAGCTCTACCTACAGGGGAAGGGCGAGGTGTATCGCGA CTTGTTCGGCGGACACTGGAATGTGGTTGGGTTTGACGCCCG GGGGACTGGCCATACGATCCCCTTTGCATGCGATGTTCCACGTCCTGGCATCAAGCGCAGCCTGTCTCGTCGGAACAATGAGACTCTGCCACAAGCCGACATGTATAGTCTCTTGAAGCGCAAAGCGTGGAACGATGCGAAAGTCTTGGTGGACGCCTGCTACGAGGACCAGCAGGAAACCGGACGCTTCCTGGGCACGACGTTTGTCGCACGAGACATGCTCAAGATCGTCGATGCCCTCAATGAGGACGGCAAGCTGCGGTTCTGGGGTCGGTCTTACTCCACCATCCTTGGACAGACCTTTGCGGCGATGTTCCCCGACCGTATTGACCGCATGCTACTCGACAGTGTTGTCTTAAACGATGACTACCACGCCGGTCACTGGATCACTGCTACCAAAGCCGCGGAGGATTCTCTCTACCACTTCTTCACGGAATGCATCAACGCCGGTCCCACCGACTGTCCGGTCATTGCGAACTTTACCGGCCCGGCCACCACCCCGGATGCTCTCATGAAGGAGATGCGCACAGCCTTCCAAGAACTCGTCGACAACCCTGTCACGCTTCCAGATGAGTACGAGCCGTTGCCGTGGTGGCAACCCGGTGGGATCGACCTTCTGACGGAATTCAAGTACACCGTTTTCAGCCTGCTCTACCGACCGGAGCAGTATCCCACCCTCTACGCGTATATTCTAACCGCCCTCACCCGCAACTACGAGGTCGTGATCAACCCCTCGCAGGCCGCCACAGTCCCGCCTACATGGAACCAGGGTCCCAACAACTTCCACGGGATTGCCTGTGCGGATGCTCACTTCCGCGCCGATAAGCCCGAAGACATGTATTCGTTGGTCCAATCGCAAGCGGTCACAGGCTCCTTTGCCGACGGGTTTTCGCCGCAGGTGTGGCCGTGCGCCCAATGGAAGTTCAAGGCCGCCGAGCAGTTTGAGGGACCGTACCACGGCATCAACACCAGCTACCCCATTCTGTTCATTAACAGTCCCTATGACCCGGTCACCCCGCTGAGCAATGCCTGGGAGGCCTCCGCTCACTACCTGGGGAGCCGTGTGGTCGTCCACGAAGGACATGGA CATGGGTTCATGAACCACCCTTCTTCATGCAGCCAGAACATTGTCAAGGAGTACTTCGACGAGGGAAAGCTTCCTGAGGTCGGCACCAGGTGCAAGCCCGATATGACCGGGTTCGAGTACGCAAAGCTACTCGTGGCGGCGGCGAGCGGAAACTCTACTGTCGCCAGACGCGGACTGGGTAGCAATCAGATGAGGAGAAGCGGCCAGGGCATGTTTGGCCATCAGATCTAA
- a CDS encoding uncharacterized protein (predicted protein): MTISNKEKPVFVLVPGASQNPAHYAHLLHLLQSAGYGATTGLLPSIGAQGEVTAADDADYVRNRLILPVLDIGNRDVILISHSYSGMPASAAARGLGPADRAAEGKTTSVVGQIFIATILPRGGLSVIDSFGGHLPPHMYIDSGTDLVLESLPRSELGHRGLPRPGRLHSHPQGPRRSVRGPGRHGPGHRGEVDHPRGHGWSQCTIIGPGGAD, translated from the exons ATGACCATCTCCAACAAGGAAAAGCCCGTCTTTGTCCTGGTGCCTGGCGCCTCTCAAAACCCAGCCCATTACGctcacctcctccacctcctgcAGTCTGCCGGGTATGGGGCTACCACCGGTCTGCTCCCCAGTATCGGTGCCCAGGGCGAGGTGACTGCGGCCGATGATGCCGACTACGTCCGCAACCGCCTGATCCTCCCTGTTCTCGATATCGGCAACCGAGACGTGATCCTGATCAGCCATTCCTACAGTGGAATGCCCGCTAGCGCGGCTGCACGCGGGCTGGGTCCTGCCGACCGCGCCGCCGAAGGCAAGACGACCTCCGTCGTCggccagatcttcatcgCGACTATCCTGCCCCGTGGTGGACTAAGTGTCATCGATTCCTTTGGTGGACATCTGCCCCCTCACATGTACATCGAT TCAGGGACTGATCTCGTTCTCGAGTCCCTGCCCCGAAGCGAGCTGGGACACCGAGGCCTTCCGCGACCGGGTCGCCTACATTCACACCCTCAAGGACCACGCCGTTCCGTACGAGGCCCAGGTCGCCATGGTCCAGGCCACCGGGGTGAAGTGGATCACCCGCGAGGTCACGGCTGGTCACAGTGTACAATTATCGGCCCCGGAGGAGCTGACTAA
- a CDS encoding uncharacterized protein (predicted protein), whose translation MRHLLRFIDYTDFIAAGGPNHFSWNVIRSEADELLFRHTAHSGAKTFEAVKVNSVTFTPSPTLDTGPGRPVSASYTQKSDGATGVVGFKYIIDASGRAGLLNTKYLKNRKYNQGPKNVAVWAYWKATGKYGEGTPRENSPYFEALTDESGWAWFIPLHDGTHSVGVVMDQGMMSQKKAVSELSTNARYLSWLKLAPRLNGYLTGGKMVADLKTASDFSYDSSSYAFPYARVAGDAGCFIDPFFSSGVHLAITGGLSAATTICAAIRGDCDEVAAARWHSTKVKEGYSHWLVIVLSAYKQMSNQAEPVLSDVGEDNFDRAFNFFKPIFIDFVFSIPCCHPRAVLNLQYGRDMGSRSTRDPILQVQGKIYVQSHLPPPTHKDDCLPTRHDPLRMLRVSGNSSLISYIQGQHPGVKVHNNSFIGAASYNIFVGISVATIFGAAFFFDLFWPDRYESPSVRLAWKICAVVVSVMMLSSALLMTCPYHWYGRRLCEKVLVGGREETCSSVPNESQGCCLGCFSLARVGRDCCQYGAKSNYGRNLENGENIPETEAKPMTM comes from the exons ATGCGTCATCTTTTACGCTTTATCGACT ACACAGATTTCATTGCTGCAGGGGGCCCAAACCACTTTTCGTGGAACGTCATTCGCTCAGAGGCAGATGAGCTGCTCTTTAGACATACCGCACACTCAGGGGCAAAGACTTTTGAAGCTGTCAAGGTCAATTCGGTTACCTTCACACCGTCACCCACGTTGGACACAGGCCCCGGGCGCCCCGTCTCGGCGTCCTATACACAAAAGTCCGACGGGGCGACTGGCGTCGTCGGATTCAAATATATCATCGATGCCAGTGGTCGTGCTGGATTACTCAATACCAAGTACTTGAAAAATCGCAAGTACAACCAAGGCCCGAAGAATGTTGCAGTCTGGGCATACTGGAAGGCAACGGGCAAGTACGGAGAAGGAACTCCAAGAGAGAACTCGCCATACTTCGAAGCATTGACGG ACGAAAGCGGCTGGGCATGGTTCATTCCTCTCCACGACGGCACCCATTCTGTCGGTGTGGTTATGGACCAGGGAATGATGAGCCAGAAGAAAGCCGTATCTGAGCTCTCCACAAATGCACGCTATCTGTCGTGGCTAAAGCTCGCACCTCGCCTAAACGGCTATCTTACTGGGGGCAAGATGGTCGCTGATCTCAAAACTGCATCAGATTTCTCCTATGATTCATCTTCTTACGCTTTCCCCTATGCCCGAGTTGCCGGAGATGCAGGGTGCTTCATTGACCCATTCTTCTCGTCCGGGGTCCATCTGGCCATCACAGGTGGATTGTCTGCAGCCACAACCATATGCGCCGCTATCAGAGGCGACTGTGACGAGGTTGCCGCAGCAAGGTGGCACAGCACGAAAGTGAAGGAGGGCTACTCCCACTGGCTCGTTATCGTTCTCAGCGCTTATAAACAAATGTCCAACCAAGCTGAGCCAGTTCTGAGTGATGTTGGGGAAGACAATTTTGATCGggctttcaacttcttcaagcCAA tatttattgattttgttttttcgATACCCTGCTGTCATCCTCGGGCTGTGTTAAATCTCCAATATGGCCGTGATATGGGGTCTAGATCTACACGAGATCCAATTCTCCAAGTTCAAGGGAAAATATATGTTCAATCGCATTTACCACCTCCGACGCACAAGGATGATTGTCTACCAACTCGCCATGATCCTCTGCGTATGCTCCGAGTCAGTGGGAACAGCAGCCTTATCAG CTACATCCAAGGGCAACACCCTGGTGTCAAAGTCCACAATAACAGTTTCATCGGCGCGGCCTCGTACAATATATTTGTGGGAATCTCTGTGGCGACGATCTTCGGTGCAGCGTTCTTTTTCGACCTCTTCTGGCCCGACCGATACGAAAGTCCATCCGTGCGATTAGCGTGGAAAATATGTGCGGTGGTTGTCTCGGTAATGATGCTGAGCTCTGCTCTTCTCATGACG TGCCCGTATCACTGGTACGGACGCCGCCTCTGCGAGAAAGTTCTGGTcggaggccgagaagaaacCTGCTCTAG CGTACCGAACGAATCCCAAGGCTGTTGCCTCGGCTGTTTTAGCTTGGCCCGGGTGGGTCGCGACTGTTGTCAG TACGGTGCCAAGTCGAACTACGGTCGAAATCTTGAGAATGGGGAAAATATCCCTGAAACGGAAGCCAAGCCTATGACAATGTAA
- a CDS encoding ATP-binding protein (predicted protein), with protein MSLEPDYNPDFNLGMRTEVQQLNQVLMSSSTGMGFIMLLSGEPGVGKTLTAESVAEEMRQPLYIMSASELGETAVEVEEALEQVLELTSKWNAILLLDECDMFLEARSTSDIRRNRLVSIFLRQIEYYRGVMFLTSNRISDFDPAFESRIHLTIHYPALDIQSRLHVWKTFIQIGHLETKIRDKDLKALAKLELNGRQIKNIVKTARLLCKQERVPLAMEHIQMVLQVKKGSLL; from the exons ATGAGTCTTGAGCCCGACTACAACCCTGACTTCAACCTGGGCATGAGAACAGAAGTGCAACAGCT AAACCAAGTTCTAATGAGTTCAAGTACAGGTATGGGCTTTATTATGTTGCTAAGCGGAGAACCCGGTGTTGGTAAAACATTGACAGCGGAATCCG TTGCCGAGGAGATGCGTCAGCCATTGTACATAATGAGTGCAAGCGAACTTGGCGAGACAGCAGTGGAGGTAGAAGAGGCTCTCGAACAAGTCCTTGAGCTGACTAGTAAATGGAATGCTATTCTACTGCTTGACGAGTGCGACATGTTCCTCGAGGCTCGCTCGACTAGTGACATCCGCCGCAACCGACTCGTCTCGA TCTTCCTTAGACAGATTGAATATTACCGAGGCGTTATGTTTCTCACGAGCAACCGCATTAGTGATTTCGACCCTGCCTTTGAATCGCGAATCCATCTCACCATCCATTATCCTGCCCTGGATATACAGAGCAGGCTCCATGTTTGGAAGACCTTTATTCAGATAGGACATCTGGAAACCAAAATACGGGACAAAGACCTCAAAGCTCTGGCAAAGCTTGAGCTCAATGGGAGGCAGATTAAGAATATCGTTAAAACGGCCCGCTTGCTATGCAAGCAGGAGAGGGTacccttggcaatggagcATATTCAGATGGTGCTCCAAGTGAAGAAAGgatctttgctttga
- a CDS encoding MFS transporter (synaptic vesicle transporter SVOP and related transporters (major facilitator superfamily)) has product MSIDEGHIGHGASLEKKNSDVYRENRPLMVTEEEAFARARNSPDEALPLCITFSHNDRENPRCWPKWRKWYITIFVSMLNVITTWCAGSISSGATAIQSEFGVSEEVTTLCLSLYVLGYAVGPVLLAPLSEYFGRQPVYVVSWFLLFIFQLPIALAPNIGTIIVCRFIAGFAGGAPLTNTGGSISDLWERNHSGGPMAIYGLSSTFGPPMALVVSGYMALDLGWRWIFWIMMAISGGWWVLLVLTIPETRHTIILQRKAKRVRALMRKENLKSAETVTDASASGRKGLDELFKITLTRPFRFLFTEPITTFSAIYNGFLYGLVYLFNESFPLVFGPGKGHGFNVGQQGLSFLGMAIGPIIAFCFYPLQERYYLRRVKEHDGKGVPEARMWMARLGAIFIPISLFWFGWTSYRSVHWIVPIIASAFFGAGIYIVILSILNYVVDSYQTYSASALAGVILVRNLVGAGFPLFATQMYERLGYEWASSLLGFLAILLVPIPFIFFYMGRAIRLRSPKQSISEAHLISLILTIVSNSENPQSQHLQHTQNPQELSPAALTSTTQPGFTKTVFCSLGIAILSSSGKQLYVMNADIQAGYRE; this is encoded by the exons ATGAGTATAGATGAAGGCCATATTGGTCATGGCGCATCactggaaaagaagaactcGGATGTGTACCGTGAGAATCGGCCTCTGATGGtgacggaagaggaagcatTCGCACGAGCAAGAAATAGCCCAGATGAGGCATTGCCACTGTGTATCACTTTTTCGCATAACGATCGGGAAAACCCACGATGCTGGCCAAAATGGCGGAAATGGTACATCACTATCTTCGTGAGTATGCTCAATGTCATCAC AACGTGGTGCGCAGGTAGCATATCGTCTGGTGCGACCGCTATCCAGTCGGAATTTGGGGTATCCGAGGAGGTTACTACGTTATGCCTATCGCTATATGTTCTTGGTTACGCTGTCGGTCCTGTCCTACTCGCCCCCCTATCCGAATACTTCGGCCGTCAGCCTGTGTATGTCGTGTCGTGGTTTCTCCTATTTATCTTTCAACTTCCGATCGCCCTCGCACCGAATATTGGTACTATCATCGTTTGCCGATTTATCGCCGGCTTTGCAGGTGGTGCGCCACTGACCAACACTGGCGGATCAATCAGTGATCTATGGGAGAGGAACCATAGTGGTGGCCCAATGGCTATCTACGGTCTGAGCAGTACCTTTGGACCGCCCATGGCACTCGTCGTCAGCGGGTATATGGCCCTCGATCTCGGCTGGCGGtggatcttctggatcatGATGGCCATTTCCGGCGGATGGTGGGTTCTACTTGTTCTCACAATACCCGAAACGCGCCACACGATCATTCTGCAGCGCAAGGCCAAGAGGGTACGGGCGTTGATGAGAAAAGAGAACTTAAAATCCGCCGAGACAGTCACCGATGCCAGTGCGAGCGGGCGAAAGGGGCTGGACGAGCTGTTTAAGATTACCCTCACTCGTCCATTCCGCTTCCTATTTACCGAGCCTATTACAACGTTTTCTGCGATTTACAATGGCTTCCTCTACGGTCTGGTCTATCTCTTCAATGAATCCTTCCCACTGGTTTTCGGCCCCGGAAAGGGCCACGGCTTCAACGTCGGCCAGCAAGGCCTTAGCTTCCTCGGCATGGCTATCGGCCCGATCATCGCGTTCTGCTTTTATCCCCTGCAAGAACGATATTATCTGCGTCGAGTCAAGGAGCACGACGGCAAGGGTGTCCCAGAAGCACGCATGTGGATGGCCCGGCTTGGTGCGATATTTATCCCGATCAgtttgttttggtttggcTGGACCAGCTACCGCTCCGTCCACTGGATCGTGCCCATCATTGCCTCAGCTTTCTTCGGTGCTGGTATCTACATCGTCATATTAAGTATCCTTAACTATGTCGTGGACAGCTATCAGACCTATTCCGCCTCGGCTCTGGCGGGCGTGATCCTCGTTAGGAATTTAGTTGGCGCTGGGTTTCCTTTGTTCGCGACGCAGATGTATGAACGCTTGGGCTATGAGTGGGCTTCCAGCTTGCTGGGCTTTTTGGCTATTCTATTGGTGCCTATTccttttatcttcttctacaTGGGGCGGGCTATTCGGTTGAGGAGTCC AAAGCAATCTATATCAGAAGCGCATTTGATTTCTTTAATATTAACTATTGTAAGTAACAGCGAAAATCCACAAAGTCAGCATCTACAACATACTCAGAACCCCCAAGAG CTGAGTCCCGCAGCACTCACATCAACTACACAACCCGGGTTCACCAAAACGGTCTTCTGCTCCCTTGGCATCGCCATTTTATCTTCATCTGGGAAACAACTCTACGTAATGAATGCGGATATACAGGCAGGCTACCGTGAGTGA